The genomic interval GGTGGAGCTTGGCTGCTTTGACCCCGGTCTGCTCGGGTCAGCTCTCTCCTGCTCTCTGGGCCACAGAAACTCAGCTGCAACGCTCACACTGCAAATCATCAGTGAGAAGTATTTTCACACAGAGTGCGAAATTGATTTTGTGTAGCTTGTTGCTTTCTTTCATGTGCTTGTCCAGAGCATGCTGTAAGTCTGAGGCCCGCCGGCACGGTCAGCCCAGAGCAGCGTTTAGCACCTGAGAAGTCTGAGGCTTCCCTGAAGAGCAGACGGGCAGAGCATCCAGAAATGATCCTGAAGGAAGAGTCAAATGTTACTTAAGAAGAAGTTAAAATCAGTCGTTCAAACAAGAGAAATGAGAGTAGGAATGGTGACAGCAGTACTGCAGGACTGTTTGAAGTTCCATAGCTTCTAGTCTAAAACTGATTGCAAAGCTGCTAAAATTGAAATGAACTAAACTAGATGGtactttcttttgtctttaagtACTGAATATTTATCATAAATCTTGAGTAAAAAAATGGTGCACAGAAATTGTTGAACCTTCTCTTTTCTGAAATCCACCTGCAAAACTCCAAAAGAAACGTCTGCACCTGCAGACAGGTAAACCTTCAGCACCGCTCCAACATCTGgggttaaaacaaacaaaactagaaaTGATTTCAATGACATTACAGTTTAAATAAGCATTACGAGTAACTGCAGAATATATCAGATAAACATGAGAGAACTGCTGTAACCcccagtttttctttaaaaataaactattgcaATTAAgactttgtttaaaatattttttctgaaagtttaaatgttttttactcgccataaatttacaagaatgtgatttattttccaGAAAGAATCAGTTTCAGAGGGAAGACAAATGGTTCATCTGTTGACTCTCTCTGAATGAGCTCAGACGACGTTTCAGTGATTATTGATTATCATAGCAGGTCTTTTACCTGATGGTTTGAGATCTCTTTGTTATTGTAGCTGTTTATTTAGTCTAAATGAAgtcaaaaaacttaaaagaacacaaaagaaGTATTATTATATGGAactaaaaaaagcagaaatatcaAGACTTGAAGCAAATTTGCTGTAATATGTCATTGTTTTCTAATTAAACATGTAAAAGTTGTTgacttgagatttttttttttagatcaaatacAAATCCCTGCTGTTAATATACCTAGTGactaatataatataatataatataatatgatataatataatataatataatataatatgggctgcacggtggcgcagtggttagcgctcttgcctcacagcgagaaggccccagttcaaatcccggctgggggatttggggcctttctgtgtggagtttgcatgttctccccgtgcatgcgtgggttttcaccggggactccggcttcctcccaccgtccaaaaacatgcttcataggttcattggtgactctaaattgcccctaggtgtgaatgtgagagtgaatgtgtgtgtgattgaggccctgagacagactggagacctgtccagggtgaaccccgccttcacccatcagtagccgggataggctccggcacccccgcgaccccgaaagggaagaagcggtcaaggaaatggatggataataTAATATACCTAGTGATCACTAAGAAGACTATTCTTATCAACTGGAAATCAACCCGTCACACTGTTACTGTTATACCCATTGCACCAATCTTCTTATACaacatgttcatttaaaaaaaaaacatctgctaaAAGGAATACTATGTAGGTATTCAAAATATTTGGTCTCTTTTTATCAATAACTATGAATTAAATTATATTCTCCTGCTGAAATTCTTATGTTTATAAATTAAAGTGTGACAATGGTCTCAATACATGGTAAATGTTCTATATATGTATGTatctattcatatatttttatacatttgaatAAACACATGCGTCTGTTTATTCATTGACGtacccatttttttctcttttttgtctttccttgctagttttgttgtattttttgctgaagtttttaacttgaattttaAGAACActaaataaatctaataaaGATCTGAAATAACAATCAAAATGTGCCCTTTTTTGGGTCCTTCTGGCTGCTTTCTTGGTGATGAGGCAGAGAGTGAGGgaagcagacagacagagagtATTTCAGCGCTGATTTGCCCTTCAAAGTGTAATGAATTGTAAAGTGAACAAGCTGCAGGCCATGATGTTCTCTCAGAGCAGCTCCCACGTTCATCACTCCACCGGAGACTGTCGATAACATCCCAACACGTCCGTTACACTGCAGCCGTCTGCGCATGCACAGCTCTGCACATGCAGCAATGTCGAATCTTCTCTTTTgcatcacaacacaaaaaagcagaatacTGTTTTCTTCAAGCGATCAGGCTGCCCCCCCACTGAGTTAAGATGAGCTCCTACTTTGAATTTTAGGAGAACAAATGTTGGGTCTGGTACACGTTTTAAGTGGTTTTAAGCATGTCAAATCgccaaaactgacaaaaataagAGAATCAGTATCACTGGGCCTCTGCTCAAGACACCCGAGTTCATTAGGACAATGTCAAACCTTCATcctgcaaaaaccaaaaaactcaCAAAGAGAGGGAGCTCGACTTCCCAGTCTGGATGTTTCTCTGTGATGCATCATCCAGAGGAATCAGACAACAGCAGCAAACAGAGGAATTTCCAAACCCAGAGTGAGTGAGATCTATGGGAGAAAGTCTTTGTGACTAAAGTTTCAGAGTGGGAGCATTTGTGCGTGGTTGGCCCCCACGCTAGAGGACTGTGTCTTCTCTTTGTGCACAAATGTGATGCTTCACACAATCCTCCAAAGAAACCTCCTTCTATGATCCTGTTGACAGGCGAAAGCCTCTGAGGAGCACTGCTCTGGGCTGAAGCTCACATGTAAATGTTCTTTTCACACAGGGTTAGATGTACTTTCCTGTGTTCACACACACTTCATTAACGATACACAAATGAGGGACCGATCAGGAAAAATCctggattaaaaacaaaatccttcaGTTAAACGTGTCTAaactttggattaaaaaaatttaaagatgCAAAACAATTAACAATGTCGGCTTCAATATTCTATAAATACATTCGTTGATTTCTCTTCCTACAATCAAACAAATTGATCTGTCTGAAGCAGGAACCGATTGAATTGACtttaccattaaaaataatttcataatcAGATAAATTGATAATCAGTCGTGGAGAATTTGGATTGAAGTACAGTAGATTTTTTATGCAACAtcataaaactgaaaatcacAGTGAATAACACACatgatgcagcagaaagtgatcaaccatcatttCAGTCTctgaattgatcaaagtcatgtgaccatacagtgtagaatgttctaataatgattattctgatgtgaaaaacaacagtggactgaactttatcaaactaacatgtgaatggatttgacattcattcttgtttacttctttgtttgtacacatatttaatttattatcttaaaGAAACAGAAGGAATCTGGAAACCTTCAGCTGCTCTGTTCGGTAGCAGCTATTTCTCTCTGAGTTACACTGATGGAAGTTTGGATCAAgatgttctgatccattttagatcagtgaatcagatcgtaATCACAAATGATCGAATCGTTGTTAATAATGAATTGTTACACTCCTAACATATACAGCATATATAAACACAATGTATGTTTGTATTAAACcactttaaattaaactttgtttCAATAATCTGTAAAGGGAACAGAACCTCCAGATCACTTAGTGCTGTAATGATCTCTGTGGTGAGAAGGAGTCTGATCTTCCTCCAAATGTTTGCACTTGTGAGCAGAAAGGAGCAGAGCTTCTCTTTGGAGATCTGCTGTTGTCTTACAGAGTTCACTCTAGTTTGATCATGTatttattatgtgttttttccttAAGCTTTTGCTCAACAGACACAAGCAGCAGGTGATGAGATGAGGGCTGAGACGGGATCAAATTTTAATGATGCCTGTGAGGCAAATGGCTTCTTGAGATGAGGAGAAAAAGCAGCTTCCTCTGGTGAACCTTCGGATCAGAGAGGACAGGTTTTGTCTGaagaaacatttgaaagtttTGAGTTTGATCTTTTCTATAAAAAGTATATCCTGAAATTTAGGAGAACACAAACATGACTGAAGACTTTCTCCAGAAAAGCAAGTTGTCTCTTTTTGTGCGTAAATCTGAGAGTTCAGTCTATCAGTGGCGCGCTCTGCTCCGCCATCAGCATCATTAGAAGGAGCATACAATGAAGATGTTTCCTAATTTCAGCCAGAGCGGCTTCATTGTCAGAACCTCTGAAACCAGCAAACGACCTGGTTGGTTGACTGAGTCGCGGCCCCGCCCCTCAGGTCCTTCTCTCCCCCTTTGATTGGTTGATCCCTCCGTCACTCCTGAGGGTGCGGCCCCTCTGAGCCAGCCTCTTTGTTGCTGTCCGCTCCCCTCAGCAGGTTGGGTTGAGGGCGCGTCTAGGGGACCGTGGACAGCTCCCGACCGGAGCACAGAGTGAgccaggaggaggagagggctGGATATGGGGGAGCCGGCGCACGGGCCCGCACGATCCAGATAAGACAGGCGTTTTCATGTGCGCACTCCGGGGAGAAGACACAAAGAGACGCCCTGAGGACGCAGGAGGAGTGAGGAGACCGCGGGAGCACGGCTGCTGACCCATCCCGGCGCGCGcgagcgaggaggaggaggagaaggagaaagaatTGCGCTCCCCCTGATGGACTGAGAGGACAGATGAATGAAGACTGCCTACACTAACGCCTATCGATGCCTGGCCAAGGACCTGGACGCTTACGCCATGAACACGGACATGACAATGGACGGCATTGGCAGCCTGCATGGCGGGGTGTCGGTGAGCTCCGTGGCCCCTGACGCGGAGCTGATGAGCGGCCACAGCCCGCATCACGGCCGCGGAGGCGCGTCGGTGGCGGCCGGGGGACCcggagcggcggcggcggctgcggcggcggcggcgtccACCCTGCGGATCCACCAGGACCTGGCCGCCGCCGCCGCGTCCTCGCGCTCGGCCATGGTGTCCGGCATGGCCAGCATCCTGGACGGCAGCGCGGAGTACCGGCCGGAGCTGTCGCTGCCGCTGCACCACGCCATGAGCGTGCCCTGCGACACCTCCTCTCCCGGGATGGGGATGAGCGGCACCTACACCACCCTGACGCCGCTGCAGCCGCTGCCCCCCATCTCCACCGTGTCAGACAAGttccaccaccaccatcaccaccaccagCGGCTCTCCGGGAACGTCAGCGGGAGCTTCACTCTGATGCGGGACGAGCGGGGACTGCCGGGCATGAACAACATCTACAGCCCCTACCACAAGGACCACATGTCCGGGATGGGTCAGAGCCTGTCCCCGGTGCTGGGGAACGGCCTGGGGTCCATTCACAACACCCAGCAGGGTCTCCACAACTACGGCTCCACCACGCACGGCGGCCACGACAAGATGCTGAATTTTGACGCGCACCACACGGCGTCCATGCTGGCCAGAGGggaccaccaccaccagcaccGGGGCCTCGGGGGCCCGGCCGCAGGGATGATGCCGCACCTGAACGGCATGCACCACCCGGGACACCCGGCCGCCTCCTCCGCGGGccaccacccccacccccatctCCAGTCTCCATCCCACGGGCCCGTTTTGGCTTCAACCCGGGAAAGACCGCCCTCCTCCTCGGGGACGCAGGGGGGTAACAGCTCGGGTCAGCTGGAGGAAATCAACACCAAAGAGGTTGCGCAGAGGATCACGGCAGAGCTGAAGAGGTACAGCATCCCTCAGGCCATCTTCGCTCAAAGGGTGCTGTGCCGCTCCCAGGGGACCCTGTCGGACCTCCTGAGGAACCCCAAACCCTGGAGTAAATTAAAGTCCGGCCGGGAGACTTTCAGGAGGATGTGGAAGTGGCTGCAGGAGCCCGAGTTCCAGAGGATGTCGGCCCTCAGACTGGCAGGTAGGAACAGAAAAACAGGAACGAGATCCCGAAAGTTTTGGGGGTTTGTTTTGGTCTTTCAGCGCCTCCGCGGCCCTCCGCGCGGGATTTATTTAGACTCGCTGCTGTTGTGATTACCATTATTGATCAATAACAAAAAGGGGATCGATAGGAAATGACAAGGTCACGGGGTTTCCCTCCAACAGTCCCTCTCTGTGCGCACTGACAGGCCGGCTTTTATTTCCTGTCCCTGCGCGTCAGAGAGGAAAACGGCTTTTTTAATGAATGGCAGTGCTCCATAAAATCCATTTAAGCGCTCCCAAAATGTGTCCAGACAATCCCAGAAAGCACTTACAGCGagtttggttttctttattGAATTCTGGAGGAAGTGAGTGATTATCCTCGCTGATACTTTATGTAAATCGCATCATAGAATGTTTGGCTCTGGTGAAGGCGCGCTGCGCCGCGCGCGGCTGAGGAGGATCTGTGTTCGGTGGAGGGGTCTTGGTGGAGCGCTCCGTGAACCTGAGAGGTGCTTAGGTGGGTCTGGGGCCCCCTCTAGTGAGGAGCCAAATTCCTGTCCCGCCGTGGAGCCTCTTTAGTCTGCGCCAGACAGCAGCGCTCCTGCGCCTTTGCGCGCTAAGCAATGTTGGCTTTTTAGGAACAAATCCGTTTTGGTTTCAGAAACATTGCTGTGCTGTCAGTTCAGACACAGACTGCTCAGGCAATCGGATCTTTGGACATTAAAATCCGTTTTTAAAGAGGCCACATTTGCATTTGTATTTTAGTCGGAATGTTTCTGCCGTAAAACTATCCGAACGCTTTTCTTTGGGTTTATTCAAACTATTTCCAGAAATGTTCAGATGGTAAATACATGtcaatttttgttcatttgtaataataaatattttgtaataatcGTTTgagaatgtttgtgtttttaagacgGTTAGTTTCACACTCTGttgtgcaaaaaagaaaacgagGATTTTAGTAATAGACGTTTTTTAATTTGCCATATTTATTATTCTTCtgataaataaattttaaactCTTGTTGGATGCTGTTCTGAGGTGTAACAGTTAGGAGAGCCTCTGCGCactttaacttattttaacCTGTTGAGCAAAAACACTGCGGTGGATTTGGACCTCTGGACTTTTAGGGATTTTAGACAAACACAGCATAGTTTAATTTGACatcttttacttttctttattacataaaatacaCCACAGGTGCCTAAAATAtagtcagaaataaaaataataaaaatgcgtctttttatttattttaaatccagaaCAAAATATGCTCACAAAAGTGtcgttgcatttttttctattattctgAAACTATAAGTATTGATTGTtaagaaatgtcttaaaatgaaaGAGATTGGGATTGAAGGGATTTTAATATAGTGAATTTTAACATCTGTTGgagattttttatattattattgatAAAGTAATTATTACTTTAACCGTATTCCTGTAATCTTGATTTAAagatctaaaacattttttgaagcatttgactgaaactacaaataaaactaaacatgtaacatttaaaaaaacaattgacaaaaaaaaaaaaaaactcaaacagcaAAACTTTGAAATAACAAGCAGCTTCATGTTAAAGGATTTACAAGAGTTTGACCTGTCTGCAGTGAATGTTTTTACCTCAAAGTGGAGTAAAATATTATATGTTAATAAGTCACAGTCCAAAGGCTGCTGATTATTTTCCCTAAAACGTTTTGGGAATCAGGTTATGGTgaattataaatacattatgTTTATGAATGTGCATGGAATGGAGGCACAGCAAAATCAGAGTATAACGTTGAGTTTCATGTAGGATATATGTTAAagaaagtaattaaaataaataaagtggatttgaaatgataaaataaaacaggtcatgaaaacaaaacatgcgTGATAAAAAGGAGAGTCATATCATTCTGTTTGAACACATTTCCCTTTGGTCTCCATTTCTTCCGTTCTgcatgtttctttatttttccagtgCTGTCCTCGGTAATCCTGAGGATAGGGTCATTCATCTCACATGGATGtctaaataatgaaataatcaaattgtctaaaaaaacagaaacatgtttatGCTTGTATTTACTTTCtccagtttatttattgttctgttATGTTGAGGAGTAACTTTGACTTGAGGGGAGTAATCAGAGTAATGTTGCTCAGTTCTGCACGTCCACAGATTTCCAAACATCTGTTCCCTAAGAAGTCTTCATGTATCTTTTTTGGGCTGGATTGATGAGTGGATCCCTGACGTGGATGAGATTATCTCTGCAGAACTTGACTGTAATTTCATCAGGAGCGCTGTTTGACGGAACGGGTTAATGGGAAATGACGGCAGTGAGAGTGGAGGGAGAGGCTTGAGGGGAGAGAAGGAGTGTTGGTGGCATCTGTGCTCCCCGGTGTGTTGTAAAATGTCACAGAACGGCGTTGTGGACTTCTCCATCTGAGTCTGGCTCCACCTTTCTCTGACATTCACTCTCAAAGCAAAGCCTGATCcttcaaaaactattttcttcatATTCCAGCTGGGAGAGCTGTAGCGTAGAACAGGACTTTCTACCGTAATGTCTTTAAACCAGCGTTGAATGAGCCTGAGCTGTTGTTCATTATGagttgtgttttgattgtaaagTGCAGTCCTTTCTTCTTTCACATGTCTGTAAGTTTAATGACTTCAGGACAGAAACACACAGGAATAGACAAACTGAGTGCAAACGCTGTGGAGCTACCCAGGTGATGGTGTAACTGCGCTCATCCTCTCTGATGCTGATTCACTCAGAGGGGAACAtctgtttggatcatttttctgctgcagaattCAACCAGCACCCCATATTATCACACTCCCACCACCAGCTTAGACTCTGATAATGTTAGTTTGTCTGCACCTTCcagaaagttcattttttgtttcatctgaacattttttccgATGCCAAATTTCTTTCTCCGTGAACTCACCCATGTTTGTCCACAAGCTTCTTCCTGTCTGTGTAATCACAAACTCTGAGTTTAGTGTGGCCTGACCTTCTTCTTCCATGACTGCTTGGATGAGTCCTCATTGTGTTCATGGAGTCATTCTGGTCGGTCCTGAGAAGGTTCTCCATATGTGGATGGCAGCTCTCACTGCTGGACCCTCCACCCTTCTCATTTATGTAGAAGGCAGCATGATGTGCTTGTTGTTGAGatctttcagctgctgcagtttAAGCCTTTTGTCTGTCAGGATTCAGACCTTGATGTGGAGAAAGAAACTAAACAGCTCACTCAAGATTCAGCAAGGATccagagacttaaaaaaaaagacctcacACATTTGGATGGTTGGTTTtcctaaaacatttcaaatctgCATGTTGTCTTCTCTTATTCTCATGTAATATTTGGACACACATCAGGACTCAGTGTCTGCACAATTTGACAGAAGATTGAAAAAGTCGGAGCAGGAAGGAAGGAGGAAGAAGGAGTCAGAGCAGCAGAGCTTCAAACAATTCTGTTTCTTCTCAGTAAAATGACCagagttagttagttagttagtctTCACAGTTGTGACTTCCAGATGcattctgtttgtttctcagtGAGACGTACCATATTGAAACATGTAAAGTATCAACAGTATAGCTTTAAAATCCTACTGACCTGATATTGTCAGAAGACTGCATGAAGACTGCTGGCATTTCAGCTGGGGATGATAcgcaaaacagttttaatctgacGCTCATGGTTATCATTAAAAGGTAATTGACACAATTTGGTCTAGTCCACATGtattaaagtcaaggcccaggggccgaaaccggccctccaggtaattctatccggccctccagatcattttatttattgttattaatgatccgatgttatcttgtgctcatttctaacttgtataattttgacaaaatatatttttatggagagtaaaatattgaaagttgtttaaggtttaagttgatttattctggaataatattcctgtctttttattattcatatttatgttaaaaagttacagttttaaaggtttaaaaatgtaattttagaatgttcaataaatgtttatcctgttcggcctgtgacctaatatgtgttttggccccttgtgtgactgagtttgacatccctggaCTAATTGGTGTGATCTGAGCTGAATTAAACTAAAACTATCTTGAATTATTTGAGTgtcctctggtcacatgcaggATGTCACCAGAAACAATCTGTAGCCAGAAGCAGAAATtacctaaactttaggaaaccttttcaaaaaagatcttttcaaaacttttcagaactatcagcttttaagtttttaaatgtgaatacaCAGTAACTGTCTAACAGATTAGTgtgaagatgagcttcaaatggacaGAGAGCGTTCATCGTTTTATTTTTGCGAAATCAATATTAGCAAGTGT from Oryzias melastigma strain HK-1 linkage group LG12, ASM292280v2, whole genome shotgun sequence carries:
- the onecut2 gene encoding one cut domain family member 2 isoform X3, whose translation is MKTAYTNAYRCLAKDLDAYAMNTDMTMDGIGSLHGGVSVSSVAPDAELMSGHSPHHGRGGASVAAGGPGAAAAAAAAAASTLRIHQDLAAAAASSRSAMVSGMASILDGSAEYRPELSLPLHHAMSVPCDTSSPGMGMSGTYTTLTPLQPLPPISTVSDKFHHHHHHHQRLSGNVSGSFTLMRDERGLPGMNNIYSPYHKDHMSGMGQSLSPVLGNGLGSIHNTQQGLHNYGSTTHGGHDKMLNFDAHHTASMLARGDHHHQHRGLGGPAAGMMPHLNGMHHPGHPAASSAGHHPHPHLQSPSHGPVLASTRERPPSSSGTQGGNSSGQLEEINTKEVAQRITAELKRYSIPQAIFAQRVLCRSQGTLSDLLRNPKPWSKLKSGRETFRRMWKWLQEPEFQRMSALRLAVASCRSPVRYNPYSNVPHSDTEAKLANGRNRTRRRTAATHQRSRDLSSPTCSGAPCWPSSRRTSVHPRRCSSPSHSSWGWNSPPSATSS
- the onecut2 gene encoding one cut domain family member 2 isoform X1; translation: MKTAYTNAYRCLAKDLDAYAMNTDMTMDGIGSLHGGVSVSSVAPDAELMSGHSPHHGRGGASVAAGGPGAAAAAAAAAASTLRIHQDLAAAAASSRSAMVSGMASILDGSAEYRPELSLPLHHAMSVPCDTSSPGMGMSGTYTTLTPLQPLPPISTVSDKFHHHHHHHQRLSGNVSGSFTLMRDERGLPGMNNIYSPYHKDHMSGMGQSLSPVLGNGLGSIHNTQQGLHNYGSTTHGGHDKMLNFDAHHTASMLARGDHHHQHRGLGGPAAGMMPHLNGMHHPGHPAASSAGHHPHPHLQSPSHGPVLASTRERPPSSSGTQGGNSSGQLEEINTKEVAQRITAELKRYSIPQAIFAQRVLCRSQGTLSDLLRNPKPWSKLKSGRETFRRMWKWLQEPEFQRMSALRLAVASCRSPVRYNPYSNVPHSDTEAKVTHAVYSTCKRKEQDTAKDRSNTPKKSRLVFTDLQRRTLLAIFKENKRPSKEMQLTISQQLGLELTTVSNFFMNARRRSLDKWTDDGASPGAQSSASSTCTKA
- the onecut2 gene encoding one cut domain family member 2 isoform X2, translating into MKTAYTNAYRCLAKDLDAYAMNTDMTMDGIGSLHGGVSVSSVAPDAELMSGHSPHHGRGGASVAAGGPGAAAAAAAAAASTLRIHQDLAAAAASSRSAMVSGMASILDGSAEYRPELSLPLHHAMSVPCDTSSPGMGMSGTYTTLTPLQPLPPISTVSDKFHHHHHHHQRLSGNVSGSFTLMRDERGLPGMNNIYSPYHKDHMSGMGQSLSPVLGNGLGSIHNTQQGLHNYGSTTHGGHDKMLNFDAHHTASMLARGDHHHQHRGLGGPAAGMMPHLNGMHHPGHPAASSAGHHPHPHLQSPSHGPVLASTRERPPSSSGTQGGNSSGQLEEINTKEVAQRITAELKRYSIPQAIFAQRVLCRSQGTLSDLLRNPKPWSKLKSGRETFRRMWKWLQEPEFQRMSALRLAACKRKEQDTAKDRSNTPKKSRLVFTDLQRRTLLAIFKENKRPSKEMQLTISQQLGLELTTVSNFFMNARRRSLDKWTDDGASPGAQSSASSTCTKA